A single Brachybacterium sillae DNA region contains:
- a CDS encoding histidine phosphatase family protein yields the protein MTGRGPAPSAGTGVAPGPESAGRSLLILARHGQTDHNVARRLQGQIDIPLNARGREQAVALGRSLAAAPPDLIITSPLGRAQETAQAVGDATGAPVQVDAAFLERGFGQWEGLTYDEIDQRWPEEYASWREDDAVQLPQLGIEDRPAVARRVGERCRQLLGEHPGRRILVVAHGAAITLGIVDLLGLDPYAFRGLSGLGNCHRSELEWLQRDPEGRLMRLLSHNQAPDFA from the coding sequence GTGACGGGACGCGGGCCCGCCCCCTCCGCCGGCACGGGTGTCGCACCCGGCCCCGAGAGCGCGGGCCGCAGCCTGCTGATCCTCGCCCGGCACGGGCAGACGGATCACAATGTGGCGCGGCGCCTGCAGGGACAGATCGACATTCCGCTCAACGCGCGCGGACGTGAGCAGGCGGTGGCACTCGGCCGCAGCCTGGCTGCGGCGCCCCCCGATCTGATCATCACGAGTCCGCTGGGGCGGGCCCAGGAGACCGCGCAGGCGGTGGGCGACGCCACCGGAGCACCCGTGCAGGTGGACGCCGCGTTCTTGGAACGGGGCTTCGGCCAGTGGGAGGGCCTGACCTACGACGAGATCGATCAGCGGTGGCCCGAGGAATATGCCTCCTGGCGCGAGGACGATGCCGTGCAGTTGCCGCAGCTGGGCATCGAGGACCGCCCCGCGGTGGCGCGACGCGTGGGGGAGCGGTGCCGACAGTTGCTGGGTGAGCACCCCGGCCGTCGGATCCTGGTGGTGGCGCACGGTGCCGCGATCACACTGGGGATCGTGGACCTGCTGGGACTGGACCCGTACGCGTTCCGCGGGCTCTCGGGCCTGGGCAACTGCCATCGCAGCGAGCTGGAGTGGCTGCAGCGGGACCCCGAAGGCCGCCTGATGAGGCTGCTGTCACACAACCAAGCTCCCGATTTCGCGTGA
- the rsfS gene encoding ribosome silencing factor: protein MTAPQESIDLARVAGQAAADKLATEVIALDVSEQLVITDIFLVCSGSSERQVNAIVDGIEEELLKTLRRKPVRREGERDARWVLLDYTDIVVHVQHAEDRAFYALERLWRDAPVIDLQLDTGQPA, encoded by the coding sequence GTGACCGCCCCCCAGGAGTCCATCGACCTCGCCCGCGTCGCCGGCCAGGCCGCCGCCGACAAGCTCGCCACCGAGGTCATCGCTCTCGACGTCTCCGAGCAGCTCGTCATCACCGACATCTTCCTGGTGTGCTCCGGCTCCAGTGAGCGCCAGGTCAACGCCATCGTCGACGGCATCGAGGAGGAGCTGCTGAAGACGCTGCGCCGCAAGCCCGTGCGCCGCGAGGGGGAGCGGGATGCACGCTGGGTGCTGCTGGACTACACCGACATCGTGGTGCATGTGCAGCACGCCGAGGACCGGGCCTTCTACGCCCTCGAGCGGCTGTGGCGCGACGCGCCCGTGATCGACCTGCAGCTCGACACCGGACAGCCCGCGTGA
- the nadD gene encoding nicotinate-nucleotide adenylyltransferase: MESQRRRIGVMGGTFDPIHHGHLVAASEVQSVFGLDEVIFVPTGRPWQKEGRAISDPEHRYLMTVIATAANPVFTVSRVDVDRPGATYTIDTLRDLTRQHPDADLFFITGADALQSILTWKDSQEMFEMAHFVGVTRPGHELDTGGLPADRVTLIEVPAMAISSTACRERVASGAPVWYLVPDGVVQYITKYHLYTGSGESHRDL; encoded by the coding sequence ATGGAGTCCCAGCGGCGCCGCATCGGCGTGATGGGCGGCACCTTCGACCCGATCCATCACGGGCACCTCGTCGCCGCCAGTGAGGTCCAGAGCGTCTTCGGTCTGGATGAGGTGATCTTCGTGCCCACGGGACGCCCGTGGCAGAAGGAGGGGCGTGCGATCTCCGACCCCGAGCATCGGTACCTGATGACGGTGATCGCGACCGCTGCGAACCCGGTGTTCACCGTGTCCCGCGTGGACGTCGACCGACCCGGCGCCACGTACACCATCGACACGCTGCGCGACCTCACCCGTCAGCATCCCGACGCCGACCTGTTCTTCATCACCGGTGCCGACGCCCTGCAGTCCATCCTCACGTGGAAGGACAGCCAGGAGATGTTCGAGATGGCCCATTTCGTGGGTGTCACCCGGCCCGGGCACGAGCTCGACACGGGCGGCCTGCCCGCCGACCGGGTGACCCTCATCGAGGTGCCGGCCATGGCGATCAGCTCGACGGCGTGCCGGGAGCGCGTCGCCAGTGGCGCGCCGGTCTGGTACCTCGTGCCCGACGGCGTCGTGCAGTACATCACCAAGTACCACCTCTACACAGGAAGCGGGGAGAGCCATCGTGACCTCTGA
- a CDS encoding glutamate-5-semialdehyde dehydrogenase — translation MNTTPSPDPSPAADSADATREGVLAAARSARAAQPALARLHRDRKDQVLRAMADALVEAAHEIVTANAEDLEAADRSGIEAGLRDRLALDPQRVTAIAQQLRDAAALPDPVGEVVRGSVLANGLELRQVRVPLGVVGMVYEARPNVTVDAAGLALKSGNAVVLRGGSAAVHSNTALIGVLRRVLGEQGLPEDLIVGIDAFGRDGVDVLMRARGLVDVLIPRGGAGLIRRVVENSTVPVIETGTGNTHVFVDASADLDQAEAIIENAKTQRIGVCNALETLLVHRDVAARALPRIARRLAPHGVTLHADEAARAVLTSGTDGQAGATSLRVVPAQESDWDTEYLDLDLAVAVVDDLDAALEHIRAHSSGHTESILTRDLTSERRFLAEVDSAVVMANASTRFSDGGEFGFGAEIGISTQKLHARGPMGLPELTTTKWIVIGQGHVRA, via the coding sequence ATGAACACCACCCCCAGTCCGGACCCCTCGCCCGCGGCCGACTCCGCCGACGCCACCCGCGAGGGAGTGCTCGCCGCCGCCCGGTCCGCTCGGGCCGCCCAACCGGCCCTTGCGCGTCTGCACCGGGACCGTAAGGACCAGGTGCTGCGGGCCATGGCCGACGCCCTGGTGGAGGCTGCCCACGAGATCGTCACGGCCAACGCCGAAGACCTCGAGGCGGCGGACCGCTCCGGGATAGAGGCGGGGCTGCGGGACCGCCTGGCACTGGACCCGCAGCGGGTCACCGCCATCGCCCAACAGCTGCGGGACGCCGCCGCGCTGCCGGACCCCGTCGGAGAGGTGGTGCGCGGTTCCGTCCTCGCCAACGGGTTGGAGCTGCGGCAGGTGCGGGTGCCGCTCGGCGTGGTCGGCATGGTCTACGAAGCGCGACCGAATGTCACGGTGGACGCCGCCGGTCTGGCGCTGAAGTCCGGGAACGCGGTGGTCCTGCGCGGCGGTTCCGCGGCGGTGCACTCCAACACCGCCCTCATCGGTGTGCTGCGGCGGGTGCTCGGGGAGCAGGGCCTGCCGGAGGATCTGATCGTCGGCATCGACGCCTTCGGTCGCGACGGCGTGGACGTGCTCATGCGGGCCCGCGGCCTGGTGGACGTGCTCATCCCGCGCGGCGGCGCCGGGCTCATCCGCCGGGTGGTGGAGAACTCGACGGTCCCCGTGATCGAGACCGGCACCGGCAACACCCACGTCTTCGTCGACGCGAGCGCGGACCTCGACCAGGCCGAGGCGATCATCGAGAACGCGAAGACACAGCGCATCGGCGTGTGCAACGCCCTGGAGACTCTCCTCGTGCATCGCGATGTGGCGGCGCGGGCGCTGCCGCGGATCGCCCGGCGTCTCGCCCCGCACGGGGTGACACTGCACGCCGATGAGGCCGCCCGCGCGGTGCTCACGTCGGGGACCGACGGTCAGGCGGGAGCGACGTCGCTGCGGGTGGTCCCGGCGCAGGAGTCCGACTGGGACACCGAATACCTGGACCTCGATCTGGCGGTGGCCGTGGTGGACGACCTCGATGCCGCGCTGGAGCACATCCGTGCGCATTCCTCCGGCCACACCGAGTCGATCCTCACCCGGGACCTGACTTCCGAGCGGCGGTTCCTGGCGGAGGTGGATTCCGCGGTGGTGATGGCCAACGCGTCCACCCGGTTCAGCGACGGCGGCGAGTTCGGCTTCGGCGCGGAGATCGGTATCTCCACCCAGAAGCTCCACGCCCGCGGGCCGATGGGCCTGCCCGAGCTGACCACCACGAAGTGGATCGTCATCGGCCAGGGGCACGTGCGCGCCTGA
- a CDS encoding NADPH-dependent FMN reductase: MPRPVLGIIIASIRPQRVGDKVARWIAELADSTGEWEVDLIDLAEVDLPLQTGEPKSPMAGNYTQEHTKRWSRRVNRLDAIIIVTPEYNHGYPAQLKLALDSLGREWAYKPLGFASYGGISGGLRAVAQLKLTAVFLRMVVSAEALVVPMVHAQIVDGRFEPTDQQAAGTERMLTDLAQLQRALAPLTIDVPVQTQEEAQEQSADEAGNPSESDEPHPVDERR; the protein is encoded by the coding sequence ATGCCACGTCCCGTTCTCGGCATCATCATCGCCAGCATCCGCCCGCAGCGCGTGGGCGACAAGGTCGCCCGCTGGATCGCGGAGCTCGCTGACTCCACGGGGGAGTGGGAGGTCGACCTCATCGACCTGGCTGAGGTGGATCTGCCACTGCAGACCGGAGAGCCGAAGTCCCCCATGGCCGGGAACTACACGCAGGAGCACACCAAGCGGTGGAGCCGCCGGGTGAACCGACTCGACGCGATCATCATCGTCACCCCCGAGTACAACCACGGGTACCCGGCGCAGCTGAAGCTCGCCCTGGACAGCCTGGGTCGCGAATGGGCCTACAAGCCGCTGGGTTTCGCCTCCTACGGCGGCATCTCCGGGGGCCTGCGGGCGGTGGCGCAGCTGAAGCTCACCGCGGTGTTCCTGCGGATGGTGGTCTCTGCCGAGGCACTGGTCGTGCCCATGGTCCACGCGCAGATCGTCGACGGGCGTTTCGAGCCCACCGATCAGCAGGCGGCGGGCACCGAGCGGATGCTCACCGACCTGGCACAGCTGCAGCGGGCCCTCGCTCCGCTGACCATCGACGTGCCGGTGCAGACGCAGGAGGAGGCGCAGGAACAGTCGGCCGACGAGGCCGGCAACCCCTCCGAGTCCGACGAGCCGCACCCCGTGGACGAGCGCCGCTGA
- the proB gene encoding glutamate 5-kinase, producing the protein MPRRDPEIHAPADTRQPARLRGRGDVGGARRVVVKIGSSSLTDATGHLDAARVQELTDTAAAWRARGTEVLLVSSGAIAAALGVLGLEHRPSEIGAQQAAAAVGQSILATAWSQAFVRHGVVTGQVLLTESDVIRPVTYRHVRTALEEMLRLGVVPIINENDTTATHEVRFGDNDRLAALVAQLIGADLLVLLTDVDALYTAPPSRPGARRLATVEDPHALQGVEIGSVGSRVGTGGMVTKLAAAQHAVSTGTATLLTAAQRFAEAAAGEDVGTFFPAQEGRRRSRLMWLRFAARGAGLLHVDAGAAEALRSGRRSLLAVGVTGVEGVFGPGVPVDVISADGSPIARGLVAYGSDDLRSMCGRSTAQLRREMGEGYARPVLHRDDLVLL; encoded by the coding sequence GTGCCGCGTCGTGACCCCGAGATCCACGCCCCCGCCGACACGCGCCAACCCGCGCGATTGCGTGGCCGCGGTGACGTCGGTGGTGCCCGTCGCGTGGTGGTGAAGATCGGCTCCTCCAGCCTCACCGATGCCACCGGGCATCTCGATGCGGCGCGCGTGCAGGAGCTGACGGACACGGCGGCGGCCTGGCGGGCGCGAGGCACCGAGGTGCTGCTGGTGTCCTCGGGGGCGATCGCCGCGGCCCTCGGGGTGCTCGGGCTGGAGCACCGGCCCTCCGAGATCGGTGCCCAGCAGGCCGCCGCCGCGGTTGGACAGTCGATCCTCGCCACCGCCTGGTCCCAGGCCTTCGTCCGGCACGGAGTGGTGACCGGGCAGGTGCTGCTCACCGAGAGCGATGTGATCCGCCCGGTGACGTACCGCCACGTCCGCACCGCCCTGGAGGAGATGCTGCGGCTCGGGGTGGTGCCGATCATCAACGAGAACGACACCACCGCCACGCATGAAGTCCGGTTCGGGGACAACGACCGCCTGGCGGCGCTGGTCGCGCAGCTGATCGGAGCCGACCTGCTGGTGCTGCTCACCGACGTCGACGCCCTGTACACCGCCCCGCCGAGCAGACCCGGGGCGCGGCGCCTCGCGACGGTGGAGGATCCCCACGCTCTGCAGGGGGTGGAGATCGGATCCGTCGGGTCCCGCGTCGGCACCGGTGGCATGGTCACGAAGCTCGCTGCGGCGCAGCACGCCGTCAGCACCGGAACCGCCACCCTTCTCACCGCCGCGCAGAGGTTCGCCGAGGCCGCCGCGGGTGAGGACGTGGGCACCTTCTTCCCGGCGCAGGAGGGCCGGCGCCGCTCCCGGCTGATGTGGCTGCGGTTCGCGGCGCGCGGAGCCGGGCTGCTGCACGTCGATGCGGGCGCCGCCGAGGCGCTGCGCAGCGGACGCCGCTCCCTGCTGGCTGTCGGCGTCACCGGCGTCGAGGGCGTCTTCGGGCCCGGGGTCCCGGTGGACGTGATCTCCGCCGACGGCTCCCCGATCGCCCGGGGACTCGTCGCCTACGGCAGTGATGACCTGCGATCCATGTGCGGCCGCAGCACCGCCCAGCTGCGCCGCGAGATGGGGGAGGGCTACGCCCGCCCCGTCCTGCACCGGGACGACCTGGTGCTGCTGTGA
- the obgE gene encoding GTPase ObgE: MATFVDRVVLHVAGGNGGHGAASIRREKFKPLAGPDGANGGRGGDVILEVDPSTTTLLAYHHKPHQRATSGDFGKGDMRAGANGEDLVLPVPDGTVVTTQDGRVLADMVGVGTRFVAARGGQGGLGNAALASPKRKAPGFALLGEPGEERSLVLELKSVADVALVGYPSAGKSSLIAAMSAARPKIADYPFTTLVPNLGVVEAGEYRYTIADVPGLIPGASQGKGLGLDFLRHIERCHVIVHVLDAATPESDRDPLHDLEVIEGELAAYAERLDAEVRAGDDPVGTARMPLMERPTVVVLNKTDLPDGADMAEMVRDHLADRGVPVLEVSAVSHKGLRELSFTLGRLVEQARAALPEPTRAPIVLTPRAVDEVPFRVEKEQYEGDVAYRVIGDKPERWVRQTDFRNDEAVGYLADRLAKLGVEEKLYEVGARAGDTVVIGPGEDAVVFDWEPTMVGGAELLGARGTDVRLEDRSRPTREAKRAEQKARTAARMERIAAMEEERRAGHWSDPSRVDDPTGLEGREG, encoded by the coding sequence ATGGCCACCTTCGTCGATCGCGTGGTGCTGCACGTCGCCGGCGGCAATGGCGGACACGGTGCCGCCTCCATCCGCCGTGAGAAGTTCAAGCCCCTGGCGGGGCCCGACGGCGCCAACGGCGGCCGCGGTGGGGACGTGATCCTCGAGGTCGACCCCTCCACGACCACCCTGCTGGCGTACCACCACAAGCCGCACCAGCGCGCCACCTCCGGGGACTTCGGCAAGGGGGACATGCGCGCCGGCGCCAACGGCGAGGACCTGGTGCTGCCGGTGCCCGACGGCACTGTCGTGACCACCCAGGACGGTCGTGTCCTCGCGGACATGGTCGGCGTCGGTACCCGCTTCGTCGCCGCTCGCGGCGGGCAGGGCGGCCTCGGCAACGCCGCCCTCGCCTCCCCGAAGCGCAAGGCTCCCGGTTTCGCCCTGCTCGGTGAGCCCGGTGAGGAGCGCAGCCTGGTGCTGGAGCTCAAGTCCGTCGCGGACGTCGCCCTCGTCGGCTACCCCAGCGCCGGGAAGAGCTCCCTCATCGCCGCGATGAGCGCCGCCCGTCCGAAGATCGCCGACTACCCCTTCACCACCCTGGTGCCGAACCTCGGGGTGGTCGAGGCGGGGGAGTACCGCTACACCATCGCCGACGTCCCCGGCCTCATTCCCGGTGCCAGCCAGGGCAAGGGCCTGGGTCTGGACTTCCTGCGGCACATCGAGCGCTGCCACGTGATCGTGCATGTGCTCGACGCCGCCACCCCCGAGTCGGACCGCGACCCGCTGCACGATCTCGAGGTCATCGAGGGGGAGCTGGCGGCCTATGCGGAGCGGCTCGACGCGGAGGTCCGCGCGGGGGATGACCCGGTGGGCACCGCGCGCATGCCACTGATGGAACGGCCGACCGTGGTCGTGCTCAACAAGACCGACCTGCCCGACGGCGCCGACATGGCCGAGATGGTCCGCGATCATCTGGCCGACCGCGGGGTGCCGGTGCTCGAGGTCAGCGCTGTCTCCCACAAGGGCCTGCGGGAGCTGTCGTTCACCCTGGGGCGGTTGGTGGAGCAGGCCCGCGCCGCCCTGCCCGAACCGACCCGCGCCCCGATCGTGCTCACTCCCCGTGCCGTGGACGAGGTGCCGTTCCGGGTGGAGAAGGAGCAGTACGAGGGGGACGTCGCGTACCGCGTGATCGGCGACAAGCCGGAGCGCTGGGTGCGGCAGACCGACTTCCGCAACGACGAGGCCGTCGGCTACCTCGCGGATCGCCTCGCGAAGCTCGGGGTGGAGGAGAAGCTGTACGAGGTCGGCGCCCGCGCCGGGGACACCGTGGTGATCGGCCCCGGGGAGGACGCGGTCGTCTTCGACTGGGAGCCGACGATGGTCGGCGGGGCCGAGCTGCTCGGCGCCCGCGGGACCGACGTGCGGCTGGAGGATCGTTCGCGACCCACCCGAGAGGCCAAGCGCGCCGAGCAGAAGGCCCGCACCGCAGCCCGCATGGAGCGGATCGCTGCGATGGAGGAGGAACGTCGGGCTGGCCACTGGTCCGATCCCTCCCGCGTCGACGACCCGACCGGACTCGAGGGGCGCGAGGGCTGA
- the rpmA gene encoding 50S ribosomal protein L27: MAHKKGASSSKNGRDSNAQRLGVKRFGGQVVGAGEILVRQRGTSIHPGDGVGRGSDDTLFALVAGTVEFGRKRDRKVVSVVADA, translated from the coding sequence ATGGCACATAAGAAGGGCGCGAGCTCCTCGAAGAACGGTCGCGACTCGAACGCGCAGCGTCTCGGCGTGAAGCGTTTCGGCGGCCAGGTCGTCGGCGCGGGCGAGATCCTTGTGCGTCAGCGCGGCACCAGCATCCACCCGGGTGACGGCGTGGGCCGTGGCTCCGACGACACCCTGTTCGCCCTCGTGGCGGGCACCGTCGAGTTCGGTCGCAAGCGTGACCGCAAGGTGGTCAGTGTCGTCGCCGACGCGTGA
- the rplU gene encoding 50S ribosomal protein L21 yields MVYAIVRAGGRQEKVSVGDTIVINRVAGEAGASVELTPVLVVDGDKVTSGKDDLAKVTVSAEKVEDLRGPKIRILKYKNKTGYKRRQGHRQELTRLKITGIA; encoded by the coding sequence GTGGTGTACGCAATCGTCCGCGCAGGCGGTCGTCAGGAGAAGGTGTCGGTCGGCGACACCATCGTGATCAACCGCGTGGCCGGCGAGGCGGGCGCGAGCGTCGAGCTCACCCCGGTGCTGGTCGTCGACGGCGACAAGGTCACCTCCGGCAAGGACGACCTCGCCAAGGTGACGGTCTCCGCGGAGAAGGTCGAGGACCTGCGCGGTCCGAAGATCCGCATCCTCAAGTACAAGAACAAGACGGGTTACAAGCGGCGCCAGGGCCATCGCCAGGAGCTCACCCGCCTGAAGATCACCGGCATCGCCTGA
- a CDS encoding Rne/Rng family ribonuclease, with amino-acid sequence MADTDRTPSDSSDSTPESSTASAPRRRRRAGAPAGAPTVTVPEAPAGSEGQAPTRRTSVPEQHAAAESTESAPRARRPRRRAGSPAGAPVIPAETATSVEGTASVESADAPAAPETPETVEVPEAPETVEVPEAPETVEGADRVDAMEQVEAPQSPQEEAPTPTPGGIADDLRALAASHPSPEAPARTAAEREQAQMDFASLLFQAPVAPTARAAGDDTGTGDEDDAAADETPTTEVAFDSGEGARRSRRHSRRAGAPAGAPRSEGDPQDEDDRNAAFDETSTETSTETSTEGEAEGETDTATDQDERSGEGGGRRRRRRGGRGRRGRGRGEDAATSEDDSASDDASGEGRDADRADRDPEDGESEGEGREVSEDDTTGEDSSGGEGSGGSSSSRRRRRRRRSGSSQGEDASPDDPPNTVVKVREGRDEVKAVKGSTRLEAKKQRRREGRESGRRRSVITEAEFLARRESVKRSMVVREMTGRTQIAVLEDDVLVEHYVAQKTQTSMVGNVYLGKVQNVLPSMEAAFVDIGKGRNAVLYAGEVNWDATGLDGQPRRIELALKSGDSVLVQVTKDPIGHKGARLTSQISLPGRYLVYVPGGSMTGISRKLPDTERNRLKKIMRQVIPEDAGVIVRTAAEGASEEELARDVERLQAQWEKIQKAQKSKSAPVALSQEPDIAIKVVRDVFNEDFTSLIVEGEGVYQDVHEYVSAVAPDLLERVTRHVGDKDVFAKHRIDEQLLKAMDRKVYLPSGGSLVIDRTEAMTVIDVNTGKFTGSGGSLEETVTRNNLEAAEEIVRQLRLRDIGGIIVIDFIDMVLESNRDLVLRRLVECLGRDRTKHQVAEVTSLGLVQMTRKRVGQGLVETFSHRCETCNGRGLVIDLDGTPVEHSHGTDEESSGGSRRRRGKNRGKSTNGSAKDAVNDLLEGRSADVHRLEQDEKSRELARATIASIARATTTARSAPEVVVDGEVVRVDDAQVSDSDTSEESRAESPEESTADASQAATSAEPSTGEQEHSPEG; translated from the coding sequence ATGGCCGATACCGACCGCACGCCCTCGGACTCGTCGGACTCGACGCCCGAATCCTCCACCGCCTCCGCACCGCGCCGTCGGCGACGCGCCGGAGCGCCCGCCGGGGCGCCGACCGTGACGGTCCCGGAGGCCCCGGCCGGCTCCGAGGGCCAGGCCCCGACGCGGCGCACCAGCGTTCCCGAGCAGCATGCGGCCGCGGAGAGCACCGAGTCGGCGCCCCGCGCTCGTCGCCCGCGTCGGCGCGCCGGATCCCCGGCCGGGGCACCGGTGATCCCGGCGGAGACCGCGACGTCGGTCGAGGGGACCGCGTCGGTGGAGTCCGCCGACGCCCCCGCGGCCCCCGAGACGCCCGAGACGGTGGAGGTCCCCGAGGCGCCCGAGACGGTGGAGGTCCCCGAGGCGCCCGAGACGGTGGAGGGCGCGGACCGGGTCGATGCGATGGAGCAGGTCGAGGCTCCGCAGTCCCCTCAGGAGGAGGCTCCCACGCCGACGCCGGGTGGCATCGCCGATGATCTGCGCGCCCTGGCGGCCTCGCATCCGAGCCCGGAGGCTCCGGCCCGCACCGCTGCCGAGCGGGAGCAGGCGCAGATGGACTTCGCTTCGCTTCTCTTCCAGGCGCCCGTCGCGCCGACCGCCCGCGCTGCGGGTGACGACACCGGGACGGGCGACGAGGACGACGCTGCCGCGGATGAGACCCCGACCACCGAGGTCGCCTTCGACTCCGGGGAGGGAGCGCGCCGGTCGCGTCGCCACTCCCGCCGGGCAGGTGCCCCCGCTGGTGCACCGCGCAGTGAGGGCGATCCGCAGGACGAGGACGACCGGAACGCCGCCTTTGATGAGACCTCGACGGAGACCTCGACGGAGACCTCGACTGAAGGGGAGGCCGAGGGGGAGACCGACACCGCCACCGACCAGGATGAGCGTTCCGGGGAGGGCGGTGGCCGTCGCCGCCGACGCCGCGGGGGGCGTGGCCGTCGCGGCCGTGGCCGTGGGGAGGACGCCGCCACCTCCGAGGACGATTCCGCCTCCGATGATGCTTCCGGTGAGGGCCGGGACGCGGACCGAGCGGACCGGGATCCCGAGGACGGTGAGTCCGAGGGGGAGGGCCGCGAGGTCTCCGAGGACGACACCACCGGTGAGGATTCCTCCGGCGGGGAGGGTTCAGGTGGCTCCTCCAGCTCCCGGCGTCGGCGTCGGCGCCGCCGCTCCGGCTCCTCCCAGGGGGAGGACGCCTCGCCGGATGATCCGCCGAACACCGTCGTGAAGGTCCGCGAGGGCCGCGACGAGGTCAAGGCCGTCAAGGGCTCCACCCGCCTGGAGGCCAAGAAGCAGCGCCGCCGGGAGGGCCGCGAGTCGGGCCGCCGCCGCAGCGTCATCACCGAGGCCGAGTTCCTCGCCCGCCGTGAGAGCGTCAAACGCTCCATGGTGGTGCGCGAGATGACCGGGCGTACCCAGATCGCGGTGCTCGAGGACGATGTGCTCGTCGAGCACTACGTCGCGCAGAAGACCCAGACCTCGATGGTCGGCAACGTGTACCTGGGCAAGGTGCAGAACGTGCTGCCCAGCATGGAGGCGGCCTTCGTCGACATCGGGAAGGGCCGCAACGCCGTGCTCTACGCCGGCGAGGTCAACTGGGATGCTACGGGTCTCGACGGCCAGCCGCGTCGCATCGAGCTGGCGCTCAAGAGCGGCGACTCCGTCCTGGTGCAGGTCACCAAGGACCCCATCGGCCACAAGGGCGCCCGCCTGACCAGCCAGATCTCTCTGCCGGGTCGTTACCTGGTGTATGTGCCGGGCGGATCCATGACCGGCATCTCCCGCAAGCTGCCCGATACCGAGCGCAATCGCCTGAAGAAGATCATGCGGCAGGTGATCCCCGAGGACGCCGGTGTCATCGTGCGCACCGCCGCGGAGGGCGCCAGTGAGGAGGAGCTGGCGCGGGATGTCGAGCGTCTGCAGGCGCAGTGGGAGAAGATCCAGAAGGCCCAGAAGTCCAAGAGCGCCCCGGTGGCGCTCTCCCAGGAGCCCGACATCGCCATCAAGGTGGTGCGTGACGTCTTCAACGAGGACTTCACCTCGCTGATCGTCGAGGGGGAGGGCGTCTACCAGGACGTCCACGAGTACGTCTCCGCCGTCGCGCCGGACCTGCTGGAGCGGGTCACCCGCCACGTGGGTGACAAGGACGTGTTCGCCAAGCACCGGATCGACGAGCAGCTGCTCAAGGCGATGGACCGCAAGGTGTATCTGCCCTCCGGCGGCTCGCTGGTGATCGACCGCACCGAAGCCATGACCGTCATCGACGTCAACACCGGCAAGTTCACCGGTTCCGGCGGGTCGCTCGAGGAGACGGTCACCCGCAACAACCTCGAGGCGGCGGAGGAGATCGTCCGCCAGCTGCGACTGCGCGACATCGGCGGCATCATCGTCATCGACTTCATCGACATGGTGCTCGAGTCCAACCGCGACCTGGTGCTGCGGCGACTGGTCGAGTGCCTCGGCCGCGACCGCACCAAGCATCAGGTGGCGGAGGTGACCTCGCTGGGTCTGGTGCAGATGACCCGTAAGCGCGTCGGCCAGGGGCTGGTGGAGACCTTCTCCCACAGGTGCGAGACCTGCAACGGCCGCGGTCTGGTGATCGACCTCGACGGCACCCCGGTGGAGCACTCCCACGGCACGGACGAGGAGTCCTCCGGCGGCTCCCGTCGTCGGCGGGGCAAGAACCGCGGGAAGTCCACCAACGGGTCTGCCAAGGACGCGGTGAACGACCTGCTCGAGGGCCGCAGCGCCGACGTGCACCGGCTGGAGCAGGACGAGAAGTCCCGCGAGCTGGCGCGCGCGACCATCGCCTCGATCGCCCGGGCCACCACCACCGCGCGGTCCGCGCCGGAGGTCGTGGTCGACGGCGAGGTGGTCAGGGTCGATGACGCGCAGGTGTCGGACTCCGACACCTCGGAGGAGTCCCGCGCCGAGAGCCCGGAGGAGTCGACTGCCGACGCTTCGCAGGCTGCGACGTCGGCGGAACCCTCGACCGGTGAGCAGGAGCACTCGCCCGAAGGGTGA